tgtgatagaagactaagtagtgttttcaccatcttttggttgacaaagaggttttcattaattaatagagataagaatgaaaaaataatagaaaaaataaaaactttaaggaaaaattaatatCTGATTCCTAGTTTTTTATTTCATATATTAACtgagaccttattagtttttagattttgatcaaagtccctagcATTCATCTATTAATAAATTACATGTCagttacattatttttttaaatacaaattagtaattgatttagggttttaatgCTGACatccttattaaactcctaattaattttcaattcaaaaaattttcaaaatataaaaaataaaattagaataagtttgtacccattaatgttttataaaaaaaaatttcaattttttaatcttacatgtaaccatttatataattctTCTATTTCTCTAATCTTAAATGTACTTATTCTTagatataccaatttgttatctATAAAATgtacctttatatatatatatatatatatatatatatatatatatatatatatatatatatatataattcattcaatcttttttttaattcattttttaaatttatatgggtacattctatttcgttgatttgagaatgaatttatgtcaagtttaatagaagaaatttaatatgtacccatgttttggtgcaataatttttttgttagttttgatgaaCGTACCCATGTATGTGTGtgcacacacagacacacacacacaatatatattggagagtataatttatctttaatattttttttatcccataaattataggttttatttaaatctcattaatataaataactacaaatttcatttttaatttaaaaataaaataactacattattacattaatgtcaggaaCTTCgataaaaaaactgaaaatcacAAAAGTTTTAGTAAAAAAACATTGATAATTAGGGCCCACATCCAAAGTCTCCAAAAATTTAATGACTGAGGCAATATTggattcaaaatttaaactttggctcttttaatttaaaaacctaaatttttaaaatagaaattttaGCGCGTGAGCAAATTTCAGTTGATTCATGGAGATATTTCATTGAACACTTAGTGAGTTTGTTGTCGTCAGATGAACCATATTACGAATATGTTAACATATATTAACATTTGCTAAAGCTATATAATGAGTGCTATTGATAGCATTCGTGGTTAGATTTTGCTTCGTGATCATAGCAAAGCTTCAACAAGTTCTGAACTCAATTGCTTTATTATATTCTATGCGTTTTCTTCAACAAAGTTAGGCTGAAAGAATCGTTCACATAACATATTTGTCTCCTGAACAAGTCTTTCTTccttaatttttcaatattgacaaaacaaaaaaacaaaaaaaaagctaCGAGATAATCATACTAACTGAACAAGTTGCTCCCATACAACGGTTATCAGTGTTGACTCGTCACGCACACAAAGCTTTCGAACAACTATAACAAAAAAGGCCCACATTTCTCAAACTGTCTCGGAAGTTCGACTACCATGGCGGAGAGCTTATGCACGCGGTTCAAGTACAACCTGCTATGGAAGTGTTTAAAGATTGAGAAAAAGTGGTGATTCGTTAAGTAAATTTTATGTTTGTTGCAAACATTGTTTTAAAAACTTCCATCTAAGTGCTACTCGGCTAGTCACTACCCCGATTAATCCCTAAacgtttgaaaataaaaatggcacctAGACCTACCTAAGCACCTACCTAGATCGCCTAAGCGCCCTAGCCCACCCAAACCCACCTAGGTCGTGACTCacttagaaaataaataactttcgttttgctttttatttttttcaataaattgtaagagactagTCGAATACTTAGATTAACACATATTACATGCTTGTTCTccacgcattttgctctcttgaactctacccttctgtcctagcttcttcaccctcccccgtctaataggatcaaagtacttcttttgtgtgtcccgggtaaagttgataggagcatatgctcccaaacaactttgagtggagtcgttcgaaaagaagtttctatggcccccttgctcatttaacactgcatccgggtgccgatggagatacagcgacccttgctcacttatcactgtgctcgggccgcacagcgcgccacttacgggtgacgccctagctttagcgctattttgttctggattcattttcataaggattcgacgtgatcatggagtgccggctgtcgactaggaacgtggaatataggaaccttaacgggaaaatctatggaagtagtggaagttatggtgaggagaagaataaatattatgtgcctacaagaaactaagtgggttggtagtaaggcaaaggatctagaaaactcagggtttaaactttggtattcgggcacacatagaacgagaaacggtgttggcatcatcgtggacaagaccttggtacaagatgttgtagatgtcaagagggtaggagatagaatcatggcaatcaagattgtaataggacaagaacttatcaatgtgattagtgcgtacgcacctcaagtagggttggatacgaggtcgaaggagaaattttgggaagatcttggagacttggtgcaaggaattgctcagacggagaagttatttataggaggagatttaaatggacacgtgggcagggagacaggcaactatggaggttttcatggtggccatggttttggggagagaaacgaggatggggaagctatcttggattttgcaatggcatttgatctcttcttagccaacaccttctttaagaagagagaagaacatgtgatcacctacaagagtgggtcgtcaaaaacacaaatagattttcttctaatgaggaaaggggatcgtataacttgtaaggattgcaaagttataccaggagagagcgtggctaatcaacatcgcttgttggtgatggatgtacatatcaaaagagtgagacaaaagaacaagacttggaagtgcccaaggactagatggtggaatctaaaagaagaaaaacaagccattttcaaagagaaagtaatcacccagtgtgtgtgggatagagagggggaagctagccaaatgtgggattccatggctagttgtatccgaaaagtagcaaaagaggtattaggagagtccaagggctttgccccacaccaaaaagaatcttggtggtggaatgaggaggtacaaacaaaggtgaaggctaagaaggaatgttgtaaagccttatacaaggataggactgatgaaaatggtgaaaggtatagaaaagcgaagcaagaggcgaagaaagctgtgagagaagctaagttagcggcttacgacgatatgtataaacgactagataccaaagaaggagagttggatatctataaactagctagagcaagggaaaagaagacaagagacctaaaccaagtgaggtgcatcaaggatgaggatggaaaagttcttgctacagagaatgcggttaaagacagatggagaggttattttcataatcttttcaatgaaggacatgaaaggagtgcttctttaggggagttgagtaactcagaagagtgtagaaactactctttttatcgtcgaatccggaaggaagaagtggttgtagctttgaagaagatgaagcaaagaaaagcaataggcccagacgagataccaatcgaagtgtggaaagttttgggagagacaggtataacatggctcactgaccttttcaataggattttgaaaacgaagaagatgccaaatgagtggcgaacgagcactttagtgcctatctacaagaataagggcgacgtacaaaattgcatgaactataggggtattaagctaatgagtcatacaatgaagctctgggagagagtcattgagcatagattgaggcaagagacacgggtttcggacaaccaattcgggttcatgccagggcgctcaaccatggaggcaatctatctcttacgaagattgatggaaagatatagagatgggaaaaaggatttacacatggtctttatagatttggagaaagcgtacgatagggtcccaagagacattctttggaggattttagagaagaaaggagtacgagtagcatatatccaagctataaaggatatgtatgaaggagcaaagactgccgtaagaactcatgaaggacaaactgaaagctttcccataactgtaggattacatcaaggctcatccttaagtccttacctttttgcgttggtaatggatgagttaacaggacatattcaagatgatattccttggtgtatgcttttcgcagacgatataatgttgatagatgaaactcaggaaggggtaaatacaaagcttaacctttggaaagaagtgttggaatctaaaggtcttcgcctaagccgatcaaagacagaatatatggagtgcaagttcagtgcaaatggaggccaaaacgagttaggggtgaggatcggtgatcaagaaataccaaagagcgatcgttttcgttacctaggatctatcttgcaaaagaacggagaattagatggagatctcaaccatagaatacaagctggatggatgaagtggaagagtgcatccggcgtgttgtgtgaccgccgtatgccactgaagctcaagggaaaattttataggacggcaataaggccggcgatgctgtatggcacagaatgttgggcggtgaagcatcaacacgtacacaaaatgggtgtagcggagatgaggatgcttcgttggatgtgtgggcacacgagaaaggataagattaggaatgaggatatccggggtaaagtaggagtagccgaaattgaaggaaagatgagagaaaatcggttacggtggtttggacatgtgcaaagaaggcctactgacgctccgattagaagatgcgactatgggacagaggttcagggccgaaggggtagaggaagacctaggaaaactttggaagagactctaagaaaagacttagagtacttggatctaacgaaggacatgacacaggaccgagcacaatggcgttctaagattcatgtagccgatcccactcagtgacttggattttccaagtctccaaccgagaagttttcctcactcaggaaattaagggaacactacctcaacctacatgctccactcacaaagctccaacaaaagaaaattcaaagaacttagcgaagaaggctttggtgtatttaacacaatacgttgaaatgaaggaaagcttatttattgatatccccgataagctacaaatatgtacatatacatgagtcaaaataaacaaacaagagagagccttcacaaaggttgcttaggagaagtcgcagcagtcggtagagccccagaaagagaaggcaccggagggggatcattcggagcctcagtactggacagaaccctggaaggaggaggcatcagaggttgatcatttggagcttcattacgcggtacagccccagaagacgaaggcaataaatgcctttggaacaaacccacaaatctctgatgatcaagtaaaacctgaccatcagattccttcatctggtccagcttcctcttcatgtttgtagcatagtcatgtgcgagacggtgcaactgtttattctcatgcttgagccttctaatctcctgtttgagactcatcacttcagccgtcaatgattcaacttggcgggttcgagcaaataggcgttgggccatattagacacagaacctgcacactgaacactgagagccagagaatccttaacagctaactcatcagatcgtttggaaagtagtctgttatctttgggagtgagaaggttcctggccaccaccgcagcggtcatatcattcttcataacggaatccccaacggtaagaggaccagtaggggagacgaaggatgggcgccatatgttgtctggagaaggcggggctgcctcttcaacaaggttcaagtcaaaacgacggtcggaggggccagacattttcaaaggtgttgaagagagaagaggtcgaacaaatcaagatcttagaagtgtaagaatggagcttctactggtggagattcaagtgtgctttggaacttaatgccagcccctataaaaatctgcactcgacggagcttcagaaatcgaagaggcgcctgctcagaaatcgaagaggcgtttgctttctcaaaagctgggctgctcagagaccacgagggtcgatctcagaaatcgaagaggcgtctgctttctcaaaagttgggctgctcaaagaccacgaaggccgatctcagaaatcgaagaggcgcttgctttctcaaaagttgggctgctcagagaccacgagggccgatctcagaaatcgaagaggcacctacttttccagccttggcagcacctgtcacacgcacactcagctttgcggaaattatgggcattctgtcgaagacttctggtgaagtagaaagcacatgagtcttactgttcaatcacccacttcccacacgcaatagTAGCTCATGTgtatcacagataactttgccaaagttctctgccaaagttgagcacgtgaagcttgcagcttccactacatcgctctgaccaagacgggtaaaagaatagcaaagaaacagcactaacaaagtttagacacataaattttgaaggtctagctaccccatattattacccacaagggtaaaggaacagtatcactgctggataattggaaagtccctgtgtgtcaacctctgtgcttcgtggcaaggtagactagcaaacatgcccaacctttactcacattcgagaaaacactcctaacaagattgcttgctccaaaatcgaagaggcaccgtcctccgaatctcgagagccagactcccaacatgactactttctcaaaaatcgaagagagggtaaaggaacagtaccattgctggataattggaaagtccctgtgtgtcaacctctgtgcttcgtggcaaggtagactagcaaacatgcccaacctttactcacattcgagaaaacactcccaacaagattgcttgctccaaaatcgaagaggcaccgccctccgaatctcgagagccagactcccaacatgattactttctcaaaaatcgaagagacaccgctctccgaatctcgagagccagacccccagcatgattgctttctcaaaaatcgaagagacatcgttctccgaatctcgagagccagatccctgataggattgcttgttcgaaaaccgaaggggcaacactttcccaactacaagagccggatctccttggataaagctgtctgtaatcttcacacgcaacatcagctttccacataccacagaccactttttcaaagtgctctgacagggtaaaggaatagcattactacttgttgttaaggagactcctatatatgttaacctccatccccaacggacagacagacctgcaaaaatgctcaacccttcctcatatatgagagggcactctcaacgaagcctttcgaaatattcagctttctttccccccgataatacctctgcaaacaagttatactagagcaagaatatctcatatcattagggttaaaagcaagagtatcccatatcatgctttttccctgtcttttcctttggccttgttcttacctgcaagacaaggagaaagagagcaatcagtcagcacttggaatcaagcttccagccaggaactgactgcctggaacttacttacctggcattgctctcgagtactcatcttcaacatcttatgcttccagggaagataccgcatctgcctgaggaacagatagggcaagtgagaaggatacaaggaagcatgtggagacaagcgtaacagcacacgtgccgatacatccattactctgtcaaagcaaaagtatcccatatcagtagggtcgaacgtactctagatttgatcgacttgttttgaccctcaaattcttcagtcggccttatactctggaggaaaccagaaaaccctccagctcagttcaagaataagcctgtggaaagttacttcttcaaaagcaaaagtatcccatatcatctcttctcatttttcttctctttatccttcatgctgcctgcaagatagggagaatgtgaacaatcatccggagctctgattgcttaccttgtctgtcacctctttcagcaaatcccctagctcggcaacttgagggactcctactacatggtttgtatcgcgcttgaccaagcctgaaactacaagtaagcttcaagtgaaattgatacattaccttgtgcatctccaccagttaaagataccacccctggatggaggaagagtacttccagagaagatgccacatctacctatgagacagataaggcaagtcaagacgataccacattccgatacttagaagtttcgtgattacgagatcattctcccacaatatttcctaatgtcatttgtactaaatcattcacttgtactcactaaaggaaagcttgaacctatgtacttgtgtaaacccttcacaattaataagaactcctctattccgtggacgtagccaatctgggtgaaccacgtacatcttgtgtttgctttcctatctatatccatttatatacttatccacactaatgatcggagcaatctagcgaagatcacaaaaagcgaccgttttcgctacctaggatatatcgtgcaagagaacggagaattagagagagatctcaaccatagaatagaagttggatagatgaagtgtaagagtgcatccggcgggttgtgtgaccgtcgtaggccactgaagctcaagggaaaattttataggacgacaataaggccagcgatgttgtatggcacagaatgttgggcggtgaagcatcaacacgtacacaaaatgggtgtggcggagacgaggatgcttcgtgggatgtgtgggcacacaagaaatgataagattggaaatgaggatattcgaggtaaagtaggagtggccgaaattgaaggaaagatgagagaaaatcggttccggtgatttggacatgtgcaaagaaggcctactgacgctccggttcgaagatgtgactacgggacagaggttcagggccaaaggggtagaggaagacctaggaaaactttggaagagactctaagaaaagacttagagtacttggttctaacggaggacatgacacaaaaccgagcgcaatggcgttctaggattcatatagccgaccccacttagtgggaaaaggctttgttgttgttgttgtataagcgtagacacttatttatacgatatataataaatttacttaaatttaTTTAGTCCGCCTAGGCCTTTGCCTAGCCGTCTAGCATCTGACCCCAGGCCACCGCCTGGCCTAGCGTGTTTTAGAACTTTAGTTGCAATACATTGAGGTTCTGATCCCCGCCCTGAAGAAGAATGAGGTTTTGCTGAAATTGGAAGCAGATAGTCTTCAACCAGTTGATTGGAAAATCAGAAAGGCGAGCAGCGGCCTCTTTTCCCCGGCAAATTCCCTCAAATACCTGGGAATTCTGTTTCTCATGTGATTTGTgatgtttttataattttttatcttCAACATTCGTAAATAAAACTTATGCCAGAACACTAAATATAATCTCTCACCCATTTCGTAAGTGCTCCACCATTTCGTAAGTGCtctcaatattttatattgttttttttataaagataataagacaaaaatgaatagtaatataaaatgttgacgtgctttaaccgtgaccacacaaacaggagggcatggaaacaaagagggcagacaatccttgtccaaatGAAAAACCTTGAAACATTTTGGTCTCCCAGGCATTTGAGGCAAGACAGAGTGTAATGATTTTGGTCTCCCAGTATGGAGAGAGTAATGATTTATTATGTGAATGttactctttatttatagtcAAGAATAAGGAGAGGATTAACTTGTCCTTCAAGTAAATACAATCCTATAGGAAAAGTATAACTAGCAACCAAATCTATCTCGGATTTCTCAACCCAAGAATATCTATAACTTACGATATTATTTGTAAAACACTGCAATTCAAAACATGGCATGGCCAAAACTAAGGCTCCACAATTATCTTTCCGGTAGCATGGCCATCGCTGATCCTATCCCAAGCGTCCTCCGCCTTGGTCAGGGGATACTTTGAGTCAATTATAGTCTTCAGCTTCCCTTCTTTCACCAACTTAATAAGATACTCAAGGTTATCAGCCATGGGAAATAAGAACAGTGGCACCAGTTGCTTCTTAGAAAAGGTAAGTTTCTTCAGTGCAACGCTAAACAGAGAGCTGGGGGTGGGAGTAACATCTATTACCTTACCGTTCGCACTCAAATTAGGCTCAAAAGTTGACCAAGGAATGCATGTTGCACAGTGGATCACAACATCATATTTTCGACCAGATGGACTCCTAAGAGCTGCACCTTCTGGGGTCTTGTAGTCAATAACCTCATCAGCCCCTAGGCTTTTGACCAGTTCAATGTTGCGGGCACCACAAGTGGCTGTAATATGAGTATTTCCGAGCTTTGCCAACTGAACCGCATAGAGACCTACACCACCTGAAGCAGCTGTGATCAGGATGTTTGCTTGCTGACCACTTCCATCAAGCTTGATCCCTGCAGTTTGTGTAAGAGCCTGGTGAGCTGTGAGACCAGCAACGGGTAATCCTACAGCGGTGGCTGCTGAAACTTCCGGTGGCCTTGCAACAGTTAAACTCTCCATTGTCACGGCAAATTCAGCTAGTCCACCTCCAGTCTTTGATTCATTGTCGAAGAACAGAATGAGACAAAAGGGGACATGGTATGTATCAATGAATGATGCATCAGATATCTAGGTGACACATTCTGTCACTGGGTTTGCATATTAAGCACACCAAAAGTGGTTTTTACATGCAATAGTTCAGTCTCATGCCGACTGGAATGACACTAGGGAAAGAGGCACACAAAGTCGATGAAGGGTTAACGAGGGTTTACAAATACAACAATTCAGATTGGAACAAATGGATTCAACTTTTCAAATTAGTAGATACTTATTCAGATATCATTGATGAAAATAATAGTTCTAAATTAAGTTAAATCCATCTATATGCATGTTTCCTAGATGTATGTGAAGCCTAAAAGATGCTATTTccaaaacatgatatgggagcTTAATTCCCTTTTTCTGAATTATGTTATCCTTTCAGTTAAATTTTACTTCGCCGAAAACGAAGACTAAATTTGAAGAATTTCAAGTGAAACAGAGAAAATGAGCTAGTATATAAGGGAACTTACAAGAGTGTTAACCTTCCCAACAACTTTGTCACcaggtttgaatttttttactcCAGGTCCTACCTTTACAACCTCTCCTGCCACATCAATACCTGTTCCGAGTTCCACCAATGAATATCTTCAGTTAATAAAACGACTTCTCACAAAATGCGGTCCTGTGAAAACTTCTACATAAAACATGTTAAGAAATGCATCCCACCCTTTCCCTTTGAAGAACTCGAAAAACTATGCTATAATATCGATGTTTACGTAAGAATCTCTCCCCGGAAAACACACAAATTCCACTCCAGAAGTTTATTAGATGAAATGAACAAGAAACAGGTGTTTAAGCATTTATCGAACATTCGTACTACTTTTCAAGAAGAAGATCAAATAATACATGGAATGAAGCATAATTACGTAAAGAGTTATAAACACAAAATGGATCCCCTAAGTAGCAGCGTCTCAAGACAGCCAAACCAAATTACCAGGTATGTGCGGAAACCTGCGAGGCAACAAAGGCCAGAGCATGCCTTTCTGAGCTTTCCAATCAATTGCGTTTAGACTAGTTGCCTCCAATTTCAGCAACACCTCATCTTTTTTCGGATTTGGAATCGGAACTTCAACATGCTGCAATAAAGGCCAATGTCATGACAAGAATGTGTTCTGCAAAGTTCTTCAAAGCAACAAAGTATCCACATAATAGACCAACAACTTTGTTTAACATTTCATAAGCATATACAAATGGTAATTTTCTCGATAACAAAACCTAGTAACTGAGTAAATCCCTGTTACTATTTCTTTCATCATGTGATTCagataaaaacaataaaagtaaAAGATAAAACCTCTTCCTTTATCCTTTCCTTCCCAACATCGCAATGACTCAATCAAGTACTCGTATTCCAAGTGGGATTGCAGTTATtaaactgaaaatatgacttcACCCCTAGAACATagattttttatgtaaaacccGACATAATTGTTTTACTTGATTAAACCCCAATAATTAGGATCCCCATAAGCATATTCCTTAATTAAGCTTgaatacaaatattttacatgtTTCCAATGGCTATATTATCCCTAATAACAATTGGATTTAGACATTTCTTTTCCTATTCTATATTATCCCTAAATGGGTACATTAATGATATATAAATAGACAAACATTATGAAACTCATTGAAGGCGCAAAACAAGGAGTAAATCTTTGATATTGACATGATTGGAGAATACTTGCAATTTTGTAAAATGATTGCAACTCATAttaaattttggattttatttagAGGTTAAGAAGTGCACGGGTATTGAACTCccggaagaaaaaaagaaaaaatacagGTGAGTTTACGTTTATGAAATAAGAGTTACAAGTCTATAAACAACCTTTAAACCAGAAGTTCCGCCGCCATAGTTGTCGTACTGAACAGCGTGCATGGTCTCATTGGCCATAGTCTCTCAGTTGTAAGTCCAACCAACGTTCCGAAGAGCCGCAGAAACTTGAAGCTCCTCCCTCCCGGATTCTATCAAATACAGAGCTTATGCTAGTA
This genomic interval from Malus domestica chromosome 05, GDT2T_hap1 contains the following:
- the LOC103435882 gene encoding chloroplast envelope quinone oxidoreductase homolog, with amino-acid sequence MANETMHAVQYDNYGGGTSGLKHVEVPIPNPKKDEVLLKLEATSLNAIDWKAQKGMLWPLLPRRFPHIPGIDVAGEVVKVGPGVKKFKPGDKVVGKVNTLTGGGLAEFAVTMESLTVARPPEVSAATAVGLPVAGLTAHQALTQTAGIKLDGSGQQANILITAASGGVGLYAVQLAKLGNTHITATCGARNIELVKSLGADEVIDYKTPEGAALRSPSGRKYDVVIHCATCIPWSTFEPNLSANGKVIDVTPTPSSLFSVALKKLTFSKKQLVPLFLFPMADNLEYLIKLVKEGKLKTIIDSKYPLTKAEDAWDRISDGHATGKIIVEP